The Coprobacillus cateniformis DNA window CAAGTTATTTCCAAAGTTATATCTTGAATTTCAGAATGTTCATTCTTAGCAGTATCAATAGCTGCTTTTCTTAAATCATTAGAAATCTCAACAATACCTTGACAACGATCCCCATAAACTGGACCATTATTACGAGATTCTAAGAAAATATAAATAGAAAATGCTATAAAAAGCACACCAAAGACAATCAAAACATAGTGCCACCATTTCCAAACAAATTTCTTCTTTTTCTTTGCCATAGGTTGAATATCCTCTTCTTCACTACTATACTCATCAGTATATTCATATGTATCAGTTACACTTTCATCATTTTGTGTAGCTTTCATATTCTCTAACTCATCAATATGAGAAGTCTCTTGATAATCTTTTTGATCATCATCTTCATCATCAAATTGAAATTTTCTAGCCATAATCTCACCTACCTTTTCTTATTGTACCAAAAATCGAATGAAATGTATAGGTCATTATTTCGTTCTTTCTTTGAGTAATTGAATCAATATTTGATTAGCAATTTTTGGATTCGCCTGTCCACCTGTATTCTTCATAATCTGTCCAACCAAAAATCCAACAGCACGATCTTTTCCAGCTGCAAAATCCTGAATAGATTGCGCATTATTATCTAAGATTTCATTTATGATTATTTTTAACTGTTCAGGATCTGATATTTGTTTCATTCCTTTTTCTTCAATAATAATCTCTGGATCTTTTCCTTCAGCCATTAAACATTCAAAAACTTTTTTTGCTTGTTTAGAAGAAATCGTTCCATCTTGAATAAAAGTAATCATTTTCCCTAAGTATTGAGGTGTTAGTTTTGTTTCACTAATTGCTAAATTTTCCTTATTTAAATATGCTTGAACTTCACCTAACAACCAATTACATACAAGTTTATATTCCTGGCAAGTTTGAATTGCTGCTTCATAAAAATCAGAAATTGCTTTATTTGAAACAAGAATATGTGCATCTGTCTTAGGTAATCCATATTGGTTAATATAAACTTTCTCTCTCTCATCTGCCATCATAGGCAGGTTGTCTTTAATTTGCATAACCCATTGATGATCGAGACGAATTGGTAAAATATTAGGTTCTGTATAATATTTATAATCAACAGCATCCCCTTTAGCACGCATCATAACTGTTTCTCTGCTATCTTCATCAAAACGACGTGTTTCCTGCAGCACTTCACCACCCTGAATTAAAACTTTTTCTTGTCTCAATGCTTCAAATTCAATTGCTTTTTGAACATTAGAAATCGAATTTAAGTTTTTAATTTCAGTACGAATCCCAAATTTTTCACTACCATATGGGCGAAGAGAAATATTCACATCACAACGCATAGACCCCTCTTCCATCTTTGCATCAGAGACATCTGTATAAAGGAATACTTGTCTCAATTTTTCTAAATAAGCAGCTGCTTGAGCACCATTGCGAATATTTGGTCTTGTAACAATTTCAATTAATGGAATACCCGCACGGTTATAATCTATTAATGAATAATCATCAAAATGGAATTGCTTAGCTGTGTCTTCTTCCATATGCAATCTTTCAATTTCAACACGTGTTACGACACCATCAACCTCTATATCCAAATATCCATTTCTACCAATTGGCCTTTTATCTTGTGTAATTTGAAAACCTTTTGGTAAATCTGAATAATAATAATTTTTACGATCAAAGCATAATAATTCATCAATCTCCATGTGTAATGCATGACAAACACGAATAGCAAATTCAACACCACGTTTATTTAAAACTGGCATTGTTCCTGTCATCCCCATATCAACTTCATTCACTTTTGTATTTGGTTCTTCACCAAATGTCACAGGAGCAGCTGAAAACATCTTTGAATTTGTTTGTAACTCACAGTGAACTTCCAACCCAATAACTTGTTCAAAATTCATGTTTACCCCTCCCTCGAAAATTGATTCTTTAATCCTAACGCATTTTCTAACGCATAAGCACAATTGAAAACGGTTTGTTCTTCAAAGACACGTCCCATAACATTTATCGCAATAGGCATATGATCAACAAAGCCACTTGGTAACGACAAACTTGGTAAACCAGCAAAATTTCCTAATGATAAATGGTTCTCCAAAATCAGATATTCATCACTCAATCGATCATCAGTTGCTTCATCTACTTTTGGTGCAACACTACCACCATTTGGTGTTAAAATAATATCATAATTGTTGTATATCTTGTTTAACTCTGCAACAATTAATCTTCTGACTCTTTGCGCTTTTCTAAACATTCTCTCTTGATTTTCAGTTGCTAAAGCAAGGTTTCCAAGAATAAAGCGACGCTTGATATGATCACCAAATCCATGTGTACGTGAATTGATCATAATATCATCTGTTGATTCACCATCTTGTCTATTACCATATTTAATACCATCTAAGCAAGAATGATTACTTGTTGCTTCTGAATTAGAGATAATTGTATATGTAGGAAGCAATGTTCTCATCAATTCCACAGGCATTGTAACTTCTTCAACAATAGCTCCCAAATCTTTATATGTTTGAATAACCTTCTCAAAATTGGTTTTAATTTCAACATTTCTAATTTCATCACTCACTGATTTAAGAACTGCAATTTTCATTCCACGAATGTCATCAGTTAAATTCTTAATATAACAAGGGACTTCTTTTTGACTTGAAGTCATATCACGATCATCTCGTCCAGCCAATGCTTCAATCACAATTGCCATATCTCTCACATTTCGTGTAAATGCACCTACAGTATCTAAACTTGAAGCATATGGAATAACACCATAACGTGAAATACGTCCCCACGTTGGTTTAAAACCGACAATTCCACAGAATCCAGCTGGTTTACGAATGGAATCACCAGTATCACTTCCTAAAGCAAAAGGAACAACACCACTTCCTACAAGAGCTGCACTTCCACCTGAAGATCCACCCGCGATGCGTGATGAATCCCATGGATTATAGACTGGTCCTGTTAATGCTGACTTGTTGGTTCCACCCATTGCCAGTTCATCCATACTCGCTTTCCCAACTAAACAAACACCTTCTTGACTTAATAAATCAACAACATGAGCATTATAAATAGGTACATAATTTTCTAACATACGACTAGATGCAGTTGTCTGAATTCCTTTTGTATTATAATTATCCTTCAAAACATAAGGGATACCACTTAGTAACTCTTTAAAATCAGCTTGTTCTAAATCTTGATATGCTTTCGTCTTTGTTATTGTTACAAAAGCATTCAATCTATTTTGTTGAATATCAATTTCTTTAAATAATTCATCATAATATGCTTTTGCATCCAATTCTCCAGAAGAGAATAAATGATGAAGTTCTTCTATACTATATTGAATCATTTATCCCACCACCTTTGGTACTTTGATTTGATTTTCTTGCACATCATGTGCATTTTTTAAAGCATCTTCTCTACTTATAATATGATCAGCTACATCTTCTCTTAAGAATG harbors:
- the gatA gene encoding Asp-tRNA(Asn)/Glu-tRNA(Gln) amidotransferase subunit GatA; translation: MIQYSIEELHHLFSSGELDAKAYYDELFKEIDIQQNRLNAFVTITKTKAYQDLEQADFKELLSGIPYVLKDNYNTKGIQTTASSRMLENYVPIYNAHVVDLLSQEGVCLVGKASMDELAMGGTNKSALTGPVYNPWDSSRIAGGSSGGSAALVGSGVVPFALGSDTGDSIRKPAGFCGIVGFKPTWGRISRYGVIPYASSLDTVGAFTRNVRDMAIVIEALAGRDDRDMTSSQKEVPCYIKNLTDDIRGMKIAVLKSVSDEIRNVEIKTNFEKVIQTYKDLGAIVEEVTMPVELMRTLLPTYTIISNSEATSNHSCLDGIKYGNRQDGESTDDIMINSRTHGFGDHIKRRFILGNLALATENQERMFRKAQRVRRLIVAELNKIYNNYDIILTPNGGSVAPKVDEATDDRLSDEYLILENHLSLGNFAGLPSLSLPSGFVDHMPIAINVMGRVFEEQTVFNCAYALENALGLKNQFSREG
- the gatB gene encoding Asp-tRNA(Asn)/Glu-tRNA(Gln) amidotransferase subunit GatB; this translates as MNFEQVIGLEVHCELQTNSKMFSAAPVTFGEEPNTKVNEVDMGMTGTMPVLNKRGVEFAIRVCHALHMEIDELLCFDRKNYYYSDLPKGFQITQDKRPIGRNGYLDIEVDGVVTRVEIERLHMEEDTAKQFHFDDYSLIDYNRAGIPLIEIVTRPNIRNGAQAAAYLEKLRQVFLYTDVSDAKMEEGSMRCDVNISLRPYGSEKFGIRTEIKNLNSISNVQKAIEFEALRQEKVLIQGGEVLQETRRFDEDSRETVMMRAKGDAVDYKYYTEPNILPIRLDHQWVMQIKDNLPMMADEREKVYINQYGLPKTDAHILVSNKAISDFYEAAIQTCQEYKLVCNWLLGEVQAYLNKENLAISETKLTPQYLGKMITFIQDGTISSKQAKKVFECLMAEGKDPEIIIEEKGMKQISDPEQLKIIINEILDNNAQSIQDFAAGKDRAVGFLVGQIMKNTGGQANPKIANQILIQLLKERTK